A stretch of the Massilia sp. W12 genome encodes the following:
- a CDS encoding prepilin peptidase — MSNVAALIKFRQPELSDGLYLERADERVSRPEKFLRKAYARMPRKRAPGARAWALVRAVNALEAQMQAATDEDLRAALQQAGSAMRQAGFSDALLAQAFAAVREASRRINGMRHHDVQLIGGWALLQGRIAEMETGEGKTLVATLAACVAAAAGSAVHVITVNDYLAARDAELNGALFAFFGFSVGVIKEGMEAQERRAIYLQDLVYVSNKEIVFDYLKDRIAADDALASQQKIRSLYRGRQTGRLLLRGLHLAIVDEADSILIDEARTPLIISETVPDENGPDLYKQALALAEKLQREIHFDISIHREVWLTRAGEAYLRELCQPLSGVFSSPLWRRELIEKALSALWCFERDQHYIVFDDKVHIVDEFSGRVMSDRSWERGLHQMIEAKENVSITGARRTLARLTYQRFMRRYLFLCGMTGTAAEVAPELRHVYELDILKIPTNLPSKRLREPDLCLLTPQARWERVVQRARAVADSGRAVLIGTRSVEASEHLSALFAAAGVSHKVLNARQDKEEADTVAQAGQPGQITIATNMAGRGTDIKLAPEVAEKGGLFVILTEFHESARVDRQLFGRCARQGNPGSVQAIVCLQDDLFSRFAPLLRELAIKSANSAGEVPPWMLRRIVAYAQNNAERYNLKIRSQTMAHDEKLQDMLGFAGRPT; from the coding sequence ATGTCTAATGTCGCCGCCCTGATCAAATTCCGCCAGCCCGAGCTATCCGACGGGCTGTATCTAGAGCGCGCCGATGAACGCGTCTCGCGCCCGGAAAAATTTTTGCGCAAAGCCTATGCGCGCATGCCGCGCAAACGTGCGCCGGGCGCACGCGCCTGGGCCTTGGTGCGCGCCGTGAATGCGCTGGAAGCGCAGATGCAAGCCGCCACTGATGAGGACTTGCGCGCCGCCTTGCAGCAAGCCGGCAGCGCGATGCGTCAGGCCGGTTTCAGCGACGCCCTGTTGGCGCAAGCCTTCGCCGCTGTGCGCGAAGCTTCGCGCCGCATCAATGGCATGCGCCATCACGATGTGCAATTGATCGGCGGCTGGGCCTTGCTGCAGGGACGGATTGCAGAAATGGAGACCGGCGAAGGCAAGACCCTGGTGGCGACGCTGGCGGCCTGTGTCGCCGCCGCCGCTGGCAGCGCGGTGCATGTGATCACAGTGAATGATTATTTAGCGGCGCGCGATGCGGAATTAAACGGCGCGCTGTTCGCTTTTTTCGGTTTTTCCGTCGGCGTCATCAAGGAAGGCATGGAAGCGCAAGAGCGGCGCGCGATTTATCTGCAGGATCTGGTGTATGTGTCGAATAAGGAAATCGTATTCGATTATTTAAAAGACCGCATCGCCGCCGATGACGCCCTGGCCAGTCAGCAGAAAATCCGCAGCCTGTACCGTGGCCGGCAAACAGGCCGCCTGCTGTTGCGCGGTCTGCACCTGGCGATTGTGGATGAGGCTGACAGCATTTTGATTGATGAGGCGCGCACGCCGTTGATCATTTCCGAAACCGTGCCGGATGAGAATGGGCCGGACTTATATAAACAGGCGCTGGCGCTGGCGGAAAAACTGCAGCGCGAAATCCATTTTGATATCAGCATCCACCGCGAAGTCTGGCTCACGCGCGCCGGCGAAGCGTATTTGCGTGAATTGTGTCAGCCGCTCTCAGGAGTGTTTTCCTCGCCATTGTGGCGCCGCGAATTGATCGAAAAAGCGCTTTCCGCGCTATGGTGTTTTGAGCGCGATCAGCATTACATTGTGTTTGATGACAAGGTGCATATCGTGGATGAGTTTTCCGGCCGCGTCATGTCTGACCGCAGTTGGGAACGCGGCTTGCATCAAATGATAGAAGCCAAGGAAAACGTCAGCATCACCGGCGCGCGCCGCACCCTGGCGCGCTTAACGTATCAGCGTTTTATGCGGCGCTATCTGTTTTTATGCGGCATGACCGGCACCGCCGCCGAAGTCGCGCCCGAATTGCGCCATGTGTATGAGCTGGATATTTTAAAAATCCCGACCAATTTGCCTTCCAAACGGCTGCGCGAGCCGGACTTATGCCTGCTCACGCCGCAAGCGCGCTGGGAACGCGTGGTGCAGCGCGCGCGCGCCGTGGCGGACAGTGGACGCGCGGTCTTGATCGGCACGCGCAGCGTGGAAGCGTCCGAACATTTAAGCGCGCTGTTTGCCGCTGCCGGGGTCAGTCACAAGGTGTTGAATGCGCGCCAGGATAAGGAAGAAGCGGACACCGTGGCCCAAGCCGGCCAGCCCGGCCAGATCACCATCGCCACTAATATGGCCGGACGCGGCACCGATATCAAGCTGGCCCCGGAAGTGGCGGAAAAAGGCGGCCTGTTTGTGATTTTGACCGAATTCCACGAATCCGCCCGGGTCGATCGCCAGCTGTTCGGGCGTTGCGCGCGCCAGGGCAATCCGGGCAGCGTGCAAGCCATCGTCTGCCTGCAAGACGATTTATTCAGCCGTTTTGCGCCTTTGCTGCGCGAACTGGCGATCAAGAGCGCCAACAGCGCCGGCGAAGTGCCGCCCTGGATGCTGCGCCGGATTGTCGCCTATGCGCAGAACAACGCTGAGCGCTATAACCTCAAGATCCGCAGCCAGACCATGGCGCATGATGAAAAGCTGCAAGATATGCTGGGTTTCGCCGGGCGTCCGACTTAA
- a CDS encoding PEP-CTERM sorting domain-containing protein: MPAAAIQAVIQNCAAEVFQPIIFREYTMKKIQTIAALSALVLAGAAQAASFNNTAGLAGITSYTLETFDNAGVPDDTLAGNLFAGLSFGPNIYISNSYIGSFANFSGSSLTNFYPCCTAITSFSFNSQVKAAAFAFVTNQGTSTFYAKLNGNVVESFSAPTNTQGNVNFYGFSGIIFDSIEIHSGGINNAYALDNLQVAAVPEAETWGMMLAGLGALGFMARRRQSQK; encoded by the coding sequence GTGCCCGCCGCAGCAATACAAGCTGTTATTCAAAACTGTGCTGCGGAGGTTTTTCAACCAATCATATTTCGCGAGTACACAATGAAAAAGATTCAGACTATTGCAGCCCTTTCCGCTCTCGTTTTAGCGGGCGCAGCACAAGCAGCCAGCTTCAACAACACAGCAGGCCTGGCCGGCATCACTTCCTATACGCTGGAAACATTTGATAACGCGGGCGTACCGGATGATACTCTGGCTGGCAATTTATTCGCAGGCTTGAGCTTTGGCCCGAATATTTACATCAGCAATAGCTATATCGGCTCTTTTGCCAACTTCAGCGGCAGTTCGCTGACCAATTTCTACCCTTGCTGTACCGCAATCACCTCGTTTTCTTTTAATTCACAGGTCAAAGCCGCAGCTTTTGCCTTTGTGACCAATCAAGGCACGTCGACTTTTTACGCCAAACTGAACGGCAATGTGGTGGAATCGTTCTCCGCCCCAACTAACACCCAAGGCAATGTGAATTTCTACGGCTTCAGCGGGATTATCTTTGACTCGATTGAAATCCACTCCGGCGGAATCAATAACGCCTATGCACTGGACAATTTGCAAGTTGCCGCCGTGCCTGAAGCAGAAACCTGGGGCATGATGTTGGCCGGCTTGGGCGCACTCGGCTTTATGGCGCGCCGTCGTCAAAGCCAAAAATAA
- a CDS encoding PEP-CTERM sorting domain-containing protein, translated as MTTSHFTSTIAGITLAFASSASMADNGQSTSSNSAISYQYQVIDLAPDDGVTAGVDFYIQNSLSSAQVRPHDPWIGKHDFNSGKDSSSAGISLGDQAAYAWGSAATGLASKGYAYSDGGYSASHSFSSSYSLTPHSVLVIFGTFSGAASATKGDESMAHTYMSLSGYVDGKWMSDSASHSWSENNGDSSSHYFKFTFSNNTARYGYGSVSATSSVFGSVNHPAPVPEAETWAMLGGGLLALTALRRKRAKRK; from the coding sequence ATGACTACTTCCCACTTCACCTCGACAATCGCCGGCATCACACTGGCCTTCGCCAGCAGCGCCAGTATGGCGGACAATGGGCAAAGCACCTCGTCGAATTCCGCAATTTCTTATCAATACCAGGTAATTGACCTGGCGCCGGATGATGGCGTGACTGCTGGCGTGGACTTTTATATCCAAAACTCCTTAAGCTCAGCACAAGTACGCCCGCATGATCCGTGGATTGGCAAACATGACTTTAATAGCGGCAAGGATTCTTCTTCCGCCGGCATCAGCCTGGGTGATCAGGCCGCGTATGCCTGGGGCAGCGCCGCAACCGGCTTGGCCAGCAAAGGCTATGCCTACAGCGATGGCGGTTATTCTGCTTCGCACAGCTTCTCCAGCAGCTATTCACTGACGCCGCACAGTGTGCTGGTGATTTTCGGCACATTCAGTGGCGCAGCCAGCGCCACCAAGGGCGACGAGAGCATGGCCCATACGTATATGAGCCTCAGCGGCTATGTGGATGGCAAATGGATGTCGGATTCCGCCAGCCATTCCTGGAGCGAAAATAATGGCGACTCCAGCAGCCATTATTTCAAATTCACGTTCAGCAATAATACTGCGAGATATGGATATGGCTCCGTGTCCGCTACCAGCTCAGTCTTTGGCAGCGTCAATCATCCCGCGCCGGTGCCGGAAGCCGAAACCTGGGCGATGCTGGGCGGCGGTTTGCTTGCGCTGACAGCGCTGCGCCGCAAACGCGCCAAGCGTAAGTAA
- a CDS encoding serine protease, with translation MKFTSLCAAFALSFAVAPAFAGTAVPAPLQVAQTHAHDVTLAPHSYVLREQGGLLRKGYAIRHEISHPGADFIKVHFAHVKLPAGAKISVSSRDGKEIYHYDGRQNTHATWDSEQGEDGLRRFSAMSVFGDSAIITVHLAAGSKWNERLHSVKIDHYQAGDMRAQEAQISPFSTCGANQRRDAVCYASSHPTEYGKSRPVARMLINGIAFCSTWRVGPQNLMLTNNHCISGAAGPSKSEIWFNYQNTKCGVKGQSGVIKVRGSSMLKTSKALDYSLYTLNNFSAVSSFGYLSLDVRDAAQSERIYIPQHGQGNPKEMALHSDVNSSGMCEIDVPQSGVDTGYKCDTAGGSSGSPVIAAQSHKVIALHHIGNCPNATNTGVLIKNIWPEIASYFGNVIP, from the coding sequence ATGAAATTCACCAGCTTATGCGCGGCGTTTGCGCTTTCTTTTGCTGTTGCGCCAGCCTTCGCGGGCACTGCTGTGCCGGCCCCGCTGCAAGTGGCGCAAACCCATGCGCATGACGTCACACTGGCGCCGCACAGCTATGTGCTGCGCGAGCAAGGCGGCCTCTTGCGCAAGGGGTACGCCATCCGCCATGAAATCAGCCACCCCGGCGCGGACTTCATCAAAGTCCATTTTGCCCATGTCAAATTGCCAGCCGGCGCCAAAATCAGCGTCAGTTCACGCGACGGCAAGGAAATCTATCACTACGATGGCCGGCAAAATACCCATGCCACCTGGGATAGCGAACAAGGCGAAGATGGATTGCGCCGCTTTTCTGCGATGTCGGTGTTTGGCGACAGCGCCATCATCACCGTGCATTTGGCGGCGGGCAGTAAATGGAATGAGCGCCTGCACAGCGTGAAAATCGACCACTATCAGGCCGGCGATATGCGTGCGCAGGAGGCGCAAATCTCTCCCTTCTCAACATGCGGCGCGAATCAGCGGCGCGATGCGGTGTGCTACGCCAGCAGCCATCCGACCGAGTATGGCAAGAGCAGGCCGGTGGCGCGCATGCTGATTAACGGCATCGCCTTTTGTTCCACCTGGCGGGTCGGCCCGCAAAATCTGATGCTGACCAATAACCACTGCATTTCCGGCGCTGCAGGCCCCTCCAAGAGCGAGATCTGGTTCAATTACCAAAACACCAAATGCGGGGTGAAGGGACAAAGCGGCGTCATCAAAGTGCGCGGTTCGAGCATGTTGAAAACCAGCAAAGCGCTGGATTACAGTTTGTACACCTTGAACAATTTCAGCGCCGTGAGCAGCTTTGGCTATTTGAGTCTGGATGTGCGCGACGCCGCACAAAGCGAGCGCATCTATATTCCGCAGCACGGTCAGGGCAATCCCAAAGAAATGGCGCTGCACAGCGATGTCAACAGCAGCGGCATGTGTGAAATCGATGTGCCGCAAAGCGGGGTGGATACCGGTTATAAATGCGATACCGCCGGCGGCTCGTCCGGTTCGCCGGTAATCGCCGCCCAATCGCATAAGGTGATTGCTTTGCACCACATCGGCAATTGCCCGAATGCGACCAATACCGGTGTCTTGATCAAAAACATCTGGCCGGAAATCGCCAGCTATTTCGGGAATGTGATCCCGTAA
- a CDS encoding serine protease, translating to MKFTSLCALLALSFAASAADVESVAAAALPKPVQVAKTHATDLSLAPEVHLLRENAGVMRRAQVIQREVSQPGADFIKVRFSHFKLPAGAKLTVSSPDGKEVYTFDGRKQDHATWDSAKGEDGRTSFSSMSVFGDRAIIKLHLPAGSKWNEQAHAVKIDSYLAGNMNPEEQMGTTSTCGVNERRDAVCYASSHPTEFGKSKPVARLLISGGGLCTTWRVGPQNLMLTNNHCISTSSATTGSEVWFNYQNTKCGVKGLGTVTKVRGSSMKKTSGPLDYTLFTVDNFNAISGFGYLSLDVRDAVKGERIYIPQHGAGNPKELAITSDRNTGGLCAIDIAVTGVDTGYMCDTIGGSSGSPVLAAKYNKVIALHHLGGCTNKGVLVKKIWPEISTFFGGVIP from the coding sequence ATGAAATTCACCAGCCTGTGCGCCTTGCTGGCGCTCTCTTTTGCCGCCTCCGCTGCGGATGTTGAGTCAGTTGCTGCGGCAGCGTTGCCAAAGCCTGTGCAAGTAGCCAAGACCCATGCCACGGATCTGTCCCTGGCTCCTGAAGTACATTTACTGCGTGAAAATGCCGGCGTGATGCGGCGTGCGCAAGTGATCCAGCGCGAAGTCAGCCAACCCGGCGCTGACTTCATCAAAGTGCGCTTCTCGCATTTCAAATTGCCGGCTGGCGCCAAGCTGACTGTCAGCTCGCCGGATGGCAAAGAGGTGTACACCTTCGATGGCCGCAAGCAAGATCACGCCACCTGGGATAGCGCCAAAGGCGAAGATGGCCGCACCAGCTTTTCTTCGATGTCGGTGTTTGGCGACCGCGCCATTATCAAGCTGCACCTGCCGGCTGGCAGCAAGTGGAATGAACAAGCGCATGCCGTCAAAATTGACAGCTATCTGGCCGGCAATATGAATCCGGAAGAGCAGATGGGCACGACCTCCACTTGCGGCGTGAATGAGCGGCGCGATGCTGTGTGTTACGCCAGCAGCCATCCGACTGAGTTTGGCAAATCCAAACCGGTGGCGCGCCTCTTGATTTCCGGTGGCGGCTTGTGCACCACCTGGCGCGTTGGCCCGCAAAATCTGATGCTGACCAATAACCATTGCATCTCCACCTCCAGCGCCACGACCGGCTCTGAAGTCTGGTTCAATTATCAAAACACCAAATGCGGTGTGAAAGGCCTGGGGACTGTCACCAAGGTGCGCGGTTCGAGCATGAAGAAAACCAGCGGCCCGCTCGATTACACCCTGTTCACGGTGGATAATTTCAATGCGATTTCCGGCTTTGGCTATCTGAGCCTGGATGTGCGCGACGCTGTCAAAGGCGAGCGCATCTATATTCCGCAACATGGCGCGGGCAATCCGAAAGAATTGGCGATCACCAGCGACAGAAATACCGGCGGCCTGTGCGCGATTGATATCGCAGTCACCGGTGTGGACACCGGCTATATGTGCGACACAATTGGCGGCTCCTCCGGTTCGCCGGTGCTGGCGGCTAAATACAATAAAGTGATTGCGCTGCACCATCTGGGCGGCTGCACCAATAAGGGTGTGCTGGTCAAGAAAATCTGGCCGGAAATCTCGACCTTCTTCGGCGGCGTGATTCCTTAA
- the chrA gene encoding chromate efflux transporter, which produces MSQPSSAPAFSQALRFWHKLGWVSFGGPAGQIALMHQELVERRRWISERRFMHALNYCMVLPGPEAQQLATYIGWLMHGIPGGILAGALFILPSLLILILLSWLYMAYAQAPLLAGVLYVVKAAVLALIAQAAWRLASRSLKSTALRALALFSLTASAALALPFPLIVLAAALFGWWGRRWIPAGAAHSQSKDAATQAALIDDHSPTPLHARHSWRRLSLIVVCALLLWAVPLLLLALNFGPSHPFPGMAWFFTKAALLTFGGAYAVLPYVYQGVVHEWGWLTPGRMMDGLALGESTPGPLIMIVAFVGFVAAWEWRMWPGHSPLAAGVFAACLVSWYTFLPSFLFILAGGPLVERSRNDLQLQAPLSAISAAVVGMIVLLGLQFGAHLLWPQGWQGLAQTDWLAAGLTLLAWWALQVRAQSALRVLAGAALLGMALSAAGWRTV; this is translated from the coding sequence ATGTCCCAGCCCTCCTCCGCCCCGGCATTTTCACAAGCGCTGCGCTTTTGGCACAAACTCGGCTGGGTCAGTTTTGGCGGGCCGGCCGGGCAGATCGCCTTGATGCATCAGGAATTGGTGGAGCGGCGGCGTTGGATTTCCGAGCGCCGCTTCATGCATGCGCTGAACTATTGCATGGTCTTGCCGGGGCCGGAAGCGCAACAACTGGCGACTTATATCGGCTGGCTGATGCATGGCATTCCCGGCGGCATTCTGGCCGGCGCGCTGTTTATCCTGCCTTCACTCTTGATCTTGATTTTGCTGTCCTGGCTGTATATGGCGTATGCCCAGGCGCCGCTGCTGGCTGGCGTGCTGTATGTGGTGAAGGCGGCGGTGCTGGCCTTGATCGCGCAAGCTGCATGGCGTCTTGCCAGCCGCAGTTTGAAATCGACGGCATTGCGCGCGCTGGCGCTGTTTTCCTTGACAGCCAGCGCTGCGCTGGCCTTACCGTTTCCCCTGATTGTGCTGGCGGCAGCGCTGTTTGGCTGGTGGGGCCGGCGCTGGATCCCGGCGGGCGCCGCGCACAGCCAGAGCAAAGATGCGGCAACACAAGCGGCCTTGATTGATGACCACAGCCCGACCCCGCTGCATGCGCGCCACAGCTGGCGCCGTTTGAGCCTGATTGTCGTGTGCGCGCTGCTGTTGTGGGCCGTGCCCTTATTGCTGCTGGCGCTGAATTTCGGCCCGTCCCATCCCTTTCCCGGCATGGCCTGGTTTTTCACCAAGGCGGCCCTGCTCACCTTTGGCGGCGCGTATGCCGTGCTGCCTTATGTGTATCAAGGCGTGGTGCATGAATGGGGCTGGCTGACGCCGGGCCGCATGATGGACGGGCTGGCGCTGGGCGAATCCACGCCCGGCCCCTTGATTATGATCGTCGCCTTTGTCGGCTTTGTCGCCGCCTGGGAGTGGCGCATGTGGCCGGGCCACAGCCCGCTGGCCGCCGGCGTGTTTGCCGCCTGCCTGGTCAGCTGGTACACCTTTTTGCCTTCCTTCCTCTTCATCCTGGCCGGCGGCCCGCTGGTTGAACGCAGCCGCAACGACTTGCAACTGCAAGCCCCGCTCAGCGCGATCAGCGCGGCGGTGGTTGGCATGATTGTCTTGCTCGGCCTGCAATTTGGCGCGCACTTACTGTGGCCGCAGGGCTGGCAAGGACTGGCGCAGACCGATTGGCTGGCCGCCGGCCTGACGCTGCTGGCCTGGTGGGCTTTGCAAGTGCGCGCGCAAAGCGCCTTGCGGGTCTTGGCCGGCGCCGCCTTGCTGGGCATGGCCTTGAGCGCGGCAGGCTGGCGCACCGTTTAG
- a CDS encoding DUF3147 family protein, with protein MIWLLTKYACSAALVVAISELAKRSDRLGGLLGALPLVTLLSLCWLYLEGQPQEKLANHAWYTFWYVLPTLPMFLAFPWLLRQFGFAGALAASCVMSILCFILLDRILRAWLQISLW; from the coding sequence ATGATCTGGTTATTGACCAAATATGCATGCAGCGCCGCGCTGGTGGTGGCGATTTCGGAATTGGCCAAACGCAGCGACCGCCTCGGCGGCTTGCTCGGCGCGCTGCCGCTGGTGACGCTGCTGAGTTTGTGCTGGTTGTATCTGGAAGGGCAGCCGCAGGAAAAGCTGGCGAATCACGCCTGGTACACATTCTGGTATGTGTTGCCGACCTTGCCGATGTTTTTGGCGTTTCCCTGGCTTTTGCGCCAATTCGGTTTCGCCGGCGCGCTGGCCGCCAGTTGTGTCATGAGTATTCTGTGTTTTATTTTATTAGACAGAATTTTGCGCGCCTGGCTGCAAATCAGCTTGTGGTGA
- the tagH gene encoding type VI secretion system-associated FHA domain protein TagH encodes MPLILRVTSYRKQAPLAPIEKAFDPLGGTIGRGANNDLILPDDSKFISRTHCRIDFVSGAFHLSDQGSNPVFVNGRSVGNGKQVRLGHGDLIDIGEYQLQAALSDNASVTPGPVAMPAAPANLHPGLAFESIAPPVAAPAAGGGFAPNLGGHQGGFSGSNNTQAIHLGSTDNTAGALDTLAASNILNVGGNLGGPSAGRDPLQLGGAMGGGAPLGDPLFGSAPAPRPGAYQGSEQDHLPAHHMPMPQIKPLLPDDFDLLGPSPSPLPAPAAPAFKPAPAPFLPDDFDLLGPPPSATNPLLAPAPAPSMSPAPALSADFDPLKPAAAPAAVAGGGAGGLPANFDPLEGLGGPAPAALPADFNPLAQAPAPAPAGAGLAADFNPLAPAPAAAGLGLPADFNPLAQAGAGLGADFNPLAPAAAPSPAHAAGMQIPLPGGGRNVQRATELGLNTGSFQAQQLAAQVAAHAPAPVPVPAPIPVSIPAPVPAPIPAPVPAPVPAPIPAPIPAPIPVPVPVPVPVPVPVPVPVPTPAAGGNDAEVMAALLRGLRLQDLQTKHTSPEVAEMVGAMLREAVDGAMAVLAARTMTKRAANIESTMLASKGNNPMKFIPDPDDALRQMLTNAYAGFLPGVKAMNDAFADLRAHELATMAGIRAALAGVLARFDPAAIEARLAEPSVMDKVLASSRKAKMWDRMVEMYKQMSNEAEDDFQRLFGETFARAYEEQTERMRQSKKN; translated from the coding sequence ATGCCATTGATACTGCGCGTTACCTCATATCGCAAGCAAGCGCCTCTTGCACCGATCGAAAAGGCCTTTGATCCGCTCGGCGGTACGATCGGGCGTGGCGCGAACAATGATTTGATCTTGCCGGACGACTCCAAATTCATCTCCCGCACCCATTGCCGCATCGATTTCGTCAGCGGCGCCTTCCATCTTTCCGATCAGGGCAGCAATCCTGTGTTTGTGAACGGGCGTTCGGTGGGCAATGGCAAGCAAGTGCGCCTGGGACACGGCGACTTGATCGATATCGGCGAATACCAATTGCAAGCCGCGTTGAGCGATAACGCCAGCGTGACGCCGGGGCCGGTCGCGATGCCGGCGGCGCCGGCCAATTTACATCCCGGTCTGGCGTTTGAGTCAATCGCGCCGCCGGTCGCCGCGCCTGCTGCGGGCGGCGGATTTGCGCCGAATCTGGGCGGTCATCAGGGCGGTTTTTCCGGCAGTAATAATACCCAGGCTATTCATCTCGGCTCGACCGACAACACCGCCGGCGCGCTCGACACCCTGGCGGCTTCAAATATTTTAAATGTGGGCGGCAATCTGGGCGGCCCCAGCGCTGGACGCGATCCGCTGCAGCTGGGCGGCGCCATGGGCGGCGGCGCGCCTTTGGGCGACCCGCTGTTCGGCAGCGCGCCGGCGCCGCGCCCCGGTGCGTATCAGGGTTCTGAGCAAGACCATTTGCCGGCCCACCATATGCCGATGCCGCAAATCAAGCCCTTGTTGCCGGATGACTTTGATTTGCTGGGGCCATCGCCCAGCCCCTTGCCGGCGCCTGCTGCGCCAGCGTTTAAACCGGCTCCGGCCCCGTTTTTGCCGGATGATTTTGACTTGCTCGGCCCGCCGCCCTCGGCCACCAATCCGCTGCTGGCGCCCGCGCCGGCGCCCAGCATGTCGCCGGCCCCGGCGCTGTCGGCTGATTTTGATCCGCTCAAACCGGCTGCCGCGCCTGCCGCAGTGGCGGGCGGCGGCGCAGGCGGTTTGCCGGCCAATTTTGATCCGCTGGAAGGCTTGGGCGGGCCGGCGCCGGCGGCGTTGCCGGCCGATTTCAACCCATTGGCGCAAGCCCCGGCGCCGGCGCCTGCTGGCGCCGGGCTGGCGGCGGACTTCAACCCGCTGGCCCCTGCGCCGGCGGCGGCTGGCCTGGGTTTGCCGGCGGATTTCAATCCACTGGCGCAGGCAGGAGCGGGCCTGGGGGCAGATTTCAATCCTTTGGCGCCGGCCGCCGCGCCGTCGCCGGCGCACGCTGCAGGCATGCAAATTCCGCTGCCCGGCGGGGGCCGCAATGTGCAGCGCGCAACCGAGCTTGGCTTGAATACCGGCAGCTTCCAGGCGCAACAATTGGCGGCCCAGGTCGCGGCCCATGCGCCGGCCCCGGTTCCGGTTCCAGCGCCAATTCCTGTGTCAATTCCTGCCCCGGTTCCGGCGCCAATTCCAGCCCCGGTTCCAGCCCCGGTTCCGGCGCCAATTCCAGCGCCAATTCCGGCCCCGATTCCAGTCCCGGTACCCGTGCCGGTGCCTGTGCCTGTGCCGGTTCCCGTGCCAGTCCCGACGCCAGCCGCCGGCGGCAATGATGCCGAAGTGATGGCGGCACTGCTGCGCGGTTTGCGTTTGCAGGATTTGCAAACCAAGCACACCTCGCCGGAAGTGGCGGAAATGGTCGGCGCCATGTTGCGCGAAGCGGTGGATGGCGCGATGGCTGTGCTGGCCGCGCGCACCATGACCAAGCGCGCCGCGAATATCGAATCGACCATGCTGGCCAGCAAGGGCAATAATCCGATGAAATTCATTCCTGACCCGGATGATGCGCTGCGCCAGATGCTGACCAATGCCTATGCCGGCTTTTTACCCGGCGTGAAGGCGATGAATGACGCTTTTGCCGATTTGCGCGCGCATGAATTGGCCACCATGGCCGGCATTCGCGCTGCGCTGGCCGGGGTGCTGGCGCGCTTTGATCCGGCGGCGATTGAAGCGCGCCTGGCTGAGCCGAGTGTGATGGACAAAGTGCTGGCCTCCAGCCGCAAAGCCAAGATGTGGGATCGCATGGTCGAGATGTATAAGCAGATGAGCAATGAGGCGGAAGACGATTTCCAGCGCCTGTTCGGCGAAACCTTTGCGCGCGCGTATGAGGAGCAAACCGAACGCATGCGCCAGAGCAAGAAAAACTGA